The proteins below come from a single Halomonas binhaiensis genomic window:
- the leuA gene encoding 2-isopropylmalate synthase produces MMLNDPSKKYRPFVAVDIPDRQWPNRRIETPPMWCSVDLRDGNQALIDPMDLERKQRFFDMLVKIGFKEIEVGFPSASQTDFDFVRDLIENGKVPDDVTIQVLTQARPHLIERTFESLKGAKNAIVHVYNATAPVFRRVVFNVNRSECIDIAVTATRQIRELMDAAPETHWTFQYSPELFTNTEMDFAVEIVNAVSETYGATADKKMIVNLPATVECATPNNYADQVEWFCRNVAHRDHLIVSVHPHNDRGTGVAAAELTVMAGADRVEGTLFGNGERTGNVDIVTLAMNLYTQGVHPGLDFSNITPIMREVEYCNQLPVHPRHPYVGDLVFTAFSGSHQDAIKKGMAMRKDDPDGVWEVPYLPIDPLDVGRSYEAVIRVNSQSGKGGVSYLLEQEHGIELPRRLSMEFSTVVQEVADRIGKEITSKMIYQAFVDEYLEQKTPLELVSHRLFSEPDSPVVTMEACISKNGERQTITGQGNGPLAAFIKALAGEGHNVEIIDYHEHARGQGSDAEAIAYVEVRINGEAVFGVGSDESITSASIKGVLSAINRQLSTAEVAANVTAETVV; encoded by the coding sequence ATGATGCTCAACGATCCCTCGAAGAAATATCGCCCCTTTGTCGCTGTCGATATCCCTGATCGCCAGTGGCCCAATCGCCGTATCGAGACACCCCCGATGTGGTGCAGTGTCGACCTGCGCGATGGCAACCAGGCGCTGATCGATCCGATGGATCTGGAACGCAAGCAACGTTTCTTCGACATGCTGGTCAAGATCGGTTTCAAGGAGATTGAAGTCGGCTTTCCGTCCGCTTCCCAGACCGATTTCGACTTCGTGCGCGACCTGATCGAAAATGGCAAGGTTCCTGATGATGTCACCATCCAGGTCCTGACACAGGCGCGTCCGCACCTCATCGAGCGCACATTCGAGTCGCTCAAGGGAGCCAAGAACGCGATCGTGCACGTGTACAATGCCACGGCCCCGGTGTTCCGCCGGGTGGTCTTCAATGTCAATCGCAGCGAGTGCATCGATATTGCTGTCACCGCCACACGCCAGATTCGCGAGTTGATGGATGCGGCTCCGGAAACCCACTGGACCTTCCAGTATTCTCCAGAGCTGTTTACCAACACCGAGATGGATTTTGCGGTAGAGATTGTCAATGCCGTGAGCGAGACCTACGGTGCCACGGCGGACAAGAAGATGATCGTCAACCTGCCGGCAACGGTGGAATGCGCTACGCCCAACAATTATGCCGATCAGGTGGAATGGTTCTGTCGCAACGTGGCGCATCGCGACCACCTCATCGTCAGCGTGCATCCGCACAATGATCGTGGCACGGGCGTTGCTGCTGCTGAGCTGACCGTGATGGCTGGCGCCGATCGAGTCGAGGGCACCTTGTTCGGCAATGGCGAGCGCACCGGTAATGTCGATATTGTCACGCTGGCCATGAATCTCTATACCCAGGGTGTACATCCGGGACTGGACTTCTCCAACATCACCCCGATCATGCGCGAGGTCGAGTATTGCAACCAGTTGCCGGTTCATCCTCGCCATCCTTATGTCGGGGACCTGGTGTTCACTGCCTTCTCTGGCTCTCACCAGGACGCGATCAAGAAAGGCATGGCGATGCGCAAGGATGATCCGGATGGCGTCTGGGAAGTGCCTTACCTGCCGATCGACCCGCTCGATGTGGGACGCAGCTATGAGGCAGTGATCCGGGTCAACAGCCAGTCCGGCAAGGGCGGTGTCTCATACCTGCTCGAGCAGGAACATGGCATCGAGCTGCCGCGTCGTCTGTCCATGGAGTTCAGCACGGTGGTGCAGGAAGTGGCTGATCGGATTGGCAAGGAAATCACTTCCAAGATGATCTATCAGGCTTTTGTTGATGAATATCTGGAGCAGAAGACGCCGCTCGAGCTGGTCAGCCATCGCCTGTTCTCCGAGCCAGATAGCCCTGTCGTCACCATGGAGGCCTGCATCAGCAAGAATGGTGAGCGCCAGACCATCACCGGGCAGGGCAACGGCCCGCTGGCGGCATTCATCAAGGCACTGGCGGGTGAAGGTCATAACGTCGAGATCATCGACTATCACGAGCACGCACGTGGCCAGGGCTCTGATGCTGAAGCCATCGCCTATGTGGAGGTGCGCATCAATGGTGAAGCCGTGTTCGGTGTGGGTAGCGACGAAAGCATCACCAGCGCTTCCATCAAGGGAGTGCTGAGTGCCATCAACCGCCAGCTTTCCACGGCTGAAGTTGCCGCCAACGTGACGGCAGAAACCGTCGTCTGA
- the queG gene encoding tRNA epoxyqueuosine(34) reductase QueG: MTTKTLNATELAHLAQNIKAWGRELGFQQVGITDIDLHEDEAHLQRWLDAGYHGEMGFMAKHGTKRTRPAELEPGTVRVISVRLDYLPAEVETSKVLGQPHRAYISRYATGRDYHKLMRKRLQSLARQIEAEVGPIGYRAFVDSAPVMERGLARKAGLGWFGKNAMLLNPKAGSLFFLGELYTDLPLPVDPPFEDSHCGSCSACRQACPTGAIVDDRIVDARACISYLTIELFGSIPEKYREAMGNRVFGCDDCQLVCPFTRFTRASNEPDFAPRHDLDRAELLTLFNWGEEEFLSRTAGSPICRIGYERWLRNLAIGLGNAPWSQAIETALLVRLAYPSDLVREHVRWALKQQRRKRSTLIASTE; encoded by the coding sequence ATGACCACCAAGACACTCAATGCCACTGAACTGGCGCACCTGGCCCAGAACATCAAGGCCTGGGGACGCGAGCTGGGCTTCCAGCAGGTCGGTATCACTGACATCGACCTGCATGAGGATGAAGCCCACCTTCAGCGCTGGCTGGATGCTGGCTACCACGGTGAAATGGGGTTCATGGCCAAGCATGGCACCAAACGCACACGCCCTGCCGAGCTGGAGCCTGGCACTGTGCGAGTGATCAGCGTGCGCCTTGACTATCTTCCGGCGGAGGTGGAAACCAGCAAGGTGCTGGGCCAACCACATCGTGCCTATATCTCCCGCTATGCCACCGGGCGCGACTATCACAAGCTGATGCGCAAGCGCCTGCAAAGCCTGGCCAGGCAGATCGAGGCCGAAGTCGGCCCCATTGGCTACCGTGCCTTCGTCGACTCTGCCCCGGTAATGGAACGGGGCCTGGCACGCAAGGCCGGCCTGGGTTGGTTCGGCAAGAACGCCATGCTGCTCAACCCCAAGGCCGGCTCGCTGTTCTTTCTCGGGGAGCTGTATACCGACCTGCCATTGCCGGTAGATCCCCCTTTCGAGGACAGCCACTGCGGTAGCTGCAGTGCCTGTCGTCAGGCCTGCCCTACCGGAGCCATCGTCGACGACAGGATTGTCGATGCAAGAGCCTGCATCTCCTATCTCACCATTGAGCTTTTTGGCAGCATCCCCGAGAAGTATCGCGAGGCAATGGGCAATCGGGTGTTTGGTTGCGACGACTGCCAGCTGGTATGCCCCTTCACCCGCTTCACCCGGGCCAGCAATGAGCCCGACTTTGCCCCACGCCACGATCTCGACCGTGCAGAGCTGCTCACCCTGTTCAACTGGGGGGAAGAGGAGTTCCTCTCCCGCACTGCCGGCAGCCCCATCTGTCGTATCGGCTATGAGCGCTGGTTACGCAACCTCGCCATTGGCCTGGGCAATGCCCCTTGGAGCCAAGCCATCGAGACAGCGCTTCTGGTGCGCCTGGCCTATCCTTCCGACCTGGTACGCGAGCACGTCCGCTGGGCTCTGAAGCAGCAGCGCAGGAAACGCAGCACGCTGATAGCCAGCACCGAGTGA
- the epmB gene encoding EF-P beta-lysylation protein EpmB produces the protein MLLHCSQPPGDRDLPETGAWQRQLAGAIRDPRALCQRLGLDPSLLPGAESGHALFEVRVPEAFARRMHPGDPADPLLRQVLPLEAESDISPGYVTDPLDEAEHTARRGLIHKYASRVLLIASPTCAINCRYCFRRHFPYHDNAPSRAQWDESLDYLRADPQLREAILSGGDPLAASDRQLAWLVERLDAIPHLKRLRLHSRLPVVIPDRVDGALLDWLASTRLQKVMVLHINHANEIDDAVIAACNRLRHIGVTLLNQSVILRGVNDDVDSLEQLSERLFEAGILPYYLHAFDPVVGAAHFDVDDARAQQLVAELRTRLPGFLMPALVREVPGGASKTPL, from the coding sequence ATGCTTTTACATTGCTCGCAGCCCCCGGGTGACAGGGACTTGCCCGAGACAGGGGCATGGCAGCGTCAACTTGCAGGTGCCATTCGTGACCCCAGGGCTCTGTGCCAACGTCTTGGGCTTGACCCATCACTACTGCCTGGTGCCGAAAGCGGACACGCCCTGTTCGAGGTTCGCGTGCCGGAAGCCTTTGCCAGACGCATGCACCCCGGCGACCCTGCCGACCCCTTGCTGCGCCAGGTATTACCACTGGAAGCAGAAAGCGACATCTCCCCCGGATATGTTACCGACCCCCTGGATGAAGCCGAACATACTGCCCGTCGAGGACTGATACACAAATACGCCAGCCGAGTACTGTTGATCGCCAGCCCGACCTGCGCTATCAACTGTCGCTACTGCTTTCGTCGCCATTTTCCTTACCACGACAACGCACCATCCCGGGCACAATGGGACGAGTCGCTGGATTATCTACGTGCCGACCCACAACTGCGTGAAGCCATCCTGTCCGGAGGCGATCCACTGGCCGCCAGTGATCGTCAACTGGCCTGGCTGGTCGAGCGACTTGACGCCATTCCCCACCTCAAGCGGCTGCGCCTGCATAGCCGTCTCCCCGTCGTGATCCCTGATCGTGTCGATGGCGCCCTGCTTGATTGGCTGGCCAGTACGCGCCTGCAGAAGGTCATGGTATTGCACATCAACCATGCCAACGAGATCGACGATGCCGTGATCGCCGCCTGCAACCGCCTGCGCCACATTGGCGTCACCTTGCTCAACCAGAGCGTCATCCTGCGCGGGGTCAATGATGATGTGGATTCCCTGGAACAGTTGTCCGAGCGCCTGTTCGAGGCCGGCATCCTGCCCTACTACCTGCACGCCTTCGACCCGGTGGTCGGTGCTGCCCACTTCGATGTGGATGACGCAAGAGCCCAGCAGCTCGTTGCAGAACTGCGCACACGGCTTCCCGGCTTCCTGATGCCGGCCCTGGTCCGAGAAGTCCCTGGCGGGGCAAGCAAGACACCGCTTTGA
- the orn gene encoding oligoribonuclease: MTERTQGTTPAPTNASTEDEPRSDLLVWIDLEMTGLDPNKERIIEVATLVTDGDLNVVAEGPVIAVHQSEALIAGMDEWNTRTHGDSGLIERVRRSTVSTQEAEARTLAFLQTYVVSGTSPMCGNSIHQDRRFLEREMPELWSFFHYRNLDVSTLKELAKRWNPQALDGFSKRNVHLAMDDIKESIAELAHYRKTFLKA, encoded by the coding sequence ATGACCGAGCGTACTCAAGGCACAACCCCTGCCCCGACCAATGCCTCAACAGAAGACGAACCTCGTTCCGATCTCCTGGTGTGGATCGACCTGGAAATGACCGGCCTCGACCCCAACAAGGAGCGCATCATCGAGGTGGCAACCCTGGTAACCGATGGAGACCTCAATGTCGTTGCAGAAGGGCCAGTGATAGCCGTCCATCAGAGCGAGGCGCTGATTGCCGGCATGGACGAGTGGAATACCAGAACCCATGGCGATTCTGGCCTGATTGAGCGAGTACGACGTAGCACCGTGAGCACGCAGGAGGCGGAAGCGCGAACCTTGGCGTTCCTGCAGACGTATGTGGTGTCCGGTACTTCGCCCATGTGTGGTAATTCCATCCATCAGGATCGCCGCTTCCTGGAGCGGGAAATGCCTGAACTGTGGTCTTTCTTCCATTACCGCAACCTGGATGTCTCTACGCTCAAGGAACTGGCCAAGCGCTGGAATCCTCAGGCCCTGGACGGCTTTTCAAAGCGCAATGTGCATCTGGCCATGGACGATATAAAGGAATCCATCGCGGAGCTGGCGCACTATCGCAAGACCTTCCTCAAGGCCTAG
- a CDS encoding sulfurtransferase encodes MSSEDNLLPLIAEPEELAAVIDHEDILIIDVPLKADSYTSGHVPGAIFLDHDRLLKGSGEVPNDVPDIEALSVLFSSLGLTRDTHVVAYDDEGGGWAGRLLWTLELIGHSRYSYLNGGIHAWRAEALPVSTEEHRPSPRDYQATIRHPEVLIERGELIDKLGSDDFAIWDARSADEFAGRKGNNKHLGHIPGAVNMEWTDAMDREHSLRIRDYAELFTELGAKGLTPEMEVVTHCQSHHRSGFTWLVGKALGFSKIRAYAGSWKEWGNRDDTPIEK; translated from the coding sequence ATGAGCTCAGAAGACAACCTACTGCCACTGATTGCCGAGCCCGAAGAACTGGCCGCAGTGATCGACCATGAAGACATCCTGATCATCGATGTCCCTCTCAAGGCTGACAGCTACACATCAGGCCATGTACCTGGTGCCATCTTTCTTGATCATGACCGTCTGTTGAAGGGTTCCGGCGAAGTGCCCAATGATGTACCCGATATCGAGGCTCTGTCGGTCTTGTTCTCGTCCCTGGGGCTGACTCGCGACACCCATGTGGTGGCCTACGACGATGAAGGCGGTGGTTGGGCTGGGCGCCTGCTGTGGACCCTGGAGCTGATCGGCCACAGCCGTTACTCCTACCTCAATGGTGGCATCCATGCCTGGCGTGCAGAAGCCTTGCCGGTGTCCACCGAGGAGCACCGCCCCTCCCCCAGAGATTACCAGGCAACCATCAGGCATCCCGAGGTGCTGATCGAGCGTGGTGAATTGATCGACAAGCTCGGCAGTGATGACTTCGCCATCTGGGATGCCCGCTCTGCCGATGAATTTGCCGGCAGAAAAGGCAACAACAAGCATCTCGGTCATATTCCAGGCGCAGTGAACATGGAATGGACAGATGCCATGGATCGTGAGCACTCACTACGCATACGCGACTACGCAGAGCTGTTCACCGAGCTGGGCGCCAAAGGGCTGACACCAGAAATGGAAGTGGTCACTCATTGCCAGAGTCACCATCGCAGTGGTTTCACCTGGCTGGTAGGCAAAGCACTCGGCTTCAGCAAGATTCGAGCCTACGCAGGCTCCTGGAAGGAATGGGGCAATCGCGACGACACCCCTATTGAAAAGTAA
- the asd gene encoding archaetidylserine decarboxylase (Phosphatidylserine decarboxylase is synthesized as a single chain precursor. Generation of the pyruvoyl active site from a Ser is coupled to cleavage of a Gly-Ser bond between the larger (beta) and smaller (alpha chains). It is an integral membrane protein.): MIPAKLFALIQYPLPHHLLSRLVGCLAECRIGWLKNALIKAFIRQFKVNMNEAVESDPTVYPTFNAFFTRALKADARPLDEGLLSPADGTLSQWGEIDAGRLIQAKGHHFSMAELLGGDPLKASDYRNGSFATVYLSPKDYHRVHMPVAGTLTEMVYVPGRLFSVNDATTRHVPGLFARNERLVCHFETEQGSMVMVLVGAMIVAAIETVWSGQVTPLSGRVERVRFDKPVHLAQGEEMGRFKLGSTVVMAFANKATFEANSANGPIAVRMGQRLGDM; encoded by the coding sequence GTGATTCCCGCCAAACTGTTTGCCCTGATTCAGTATCCCCTGCCTCACCATCTGCTGTCGCGGCTGGTGGGATGCCTTGCCGAATGCCGCATTGGCTGGCTGAAGAATGCTCTGATCAAGGCCTTCATTCGTCAGTTCAAGGTGAACATGAATGAAGCGGTGGAGAGTGATCCCACGGTCTACCCGACCTTCAATGCCTTCTTTACCCGGGCATTGAAGGCAGATGCCCGGCCTCTGGACGAAGGGTTGCTGAGTCCGGCAGATGGCACCCTTTCTCAATGGGGGGAAATCGATGCAGGCCGCCTGATCCAGGCCAAAGGCCACCACTTCAGCATGGCTGAGCTACTGGGTGGAGATCCTCTGAAGGCCAGTGACTACCGCAACGGCAGCTTCGCCACCGTGTATCTGTCGCCCAAGGATTATCATCGGGTACATATGCCCGTCGCCGGCACTCTCACCGAAATGGTCTATGTGCCTGGACGCCTGTTCTCGGTTAACGACGCGACCACTCGACATGTCCCAGGCCTGTTTGCCCGCAACGAGCGCCTGGTCTGCCACTTTGAGACCGAGCAAGGTTCCATGGTGATGGTGCTGGTCGGCGCCATGATCGTCGCTGCCATCGAAACCGTCTGGAGTGGACAGGTGACCCCGCTATCCGGTCGTGTCGAACGAGTACGCTTCGACAAGCCCGTCCACCTGGCGCAGGGGGAAGAAATGGGACGCTTCAAGCTCGGCTCTACTGTCGTGATGGCCTTCGCCAACAAGGCAACCTTCGAAGCCAACAGCGCCAATGGCCCCATTGCAGTACGCATGGGGCAACGCCTGGGAGATATGTGA
- the efp gene encoding elongation factor P, protein MANYSTNEFKGGLKVMLDGDPCSIVENEYVKPGKGQAFNRVKLRNLMTGRVWERTFKSGESLEGADVLDQDMEYLYTDGEMWHFMKTDGSFEQYAVDKKALGDAEKWLKEQVVYNVILWNDNAISVTPPNFIELEVVETDPGLKGDTAQGGSKPATLSSGAVVRVPLFINRGEVLRIDTRSGEYVSRA, encoded by the coding sequence ATGGCGAACTATTCTACCAATGAATTCAAGGGCGGTCTGAAAGTCATGCTGGATGGCGACCCTTGCTCCATCGTCGAGAACGAGTACGTCAAGCCTGGAAAAGGGCAAGCCTTCAACCGTGTCAAGCTGCGTAACCTGATGACTGGGCGCGTCTGGGAACGGACTTTCAAGTCCGGTGAGTCCCTGGAAGGTGCTGATGTTCTCGACCAGGACATGGAATACCTCTACACCGACGGTGAGATGTGGCATTTCATGAAGACTGATGGTTCCTTCGAGCAGTATGCCGTGGACAAGAAGGCCTTGGGCGATGCCGAGAAGTGGCTGAAAGAGCAGGTGGTGTACAACGTTATCCTGTGGAATGACAACGCCATCTCTGTGACTCCGCCTAACTTCATCGAGCTGGAAGTGGTCGAGACGGACCCCGGCCTCAAGGGTGATACCGCTCAGGGTGGATCCAAGCCGGCAACGTTGTCCTCTGGTGCAGTAGTCCGTGTGCCGCTGTTCATCAACCGCGGCGAAGTGCTGCGCATCGATACGCGTTCCGGCGAGTACGTTTCTCGCGCTTGA
- the epmA gene encoding EF-P lysine aminoacylase EpmA, with translation MTSDWRPVASIETLRARAKLVAQVRHFFAERDVLEVETPILGHGGSTDVHLASLSCHALTPAGRERLWLQTSPEFAMKRLLASGSGPIFQIARSFRDGEVGRRHNVEFSMLEWYRPGWSLGELIDETQALIRVLLPADPGPTRQRRYRDLFIEQLCLDPFASPLATLRDAAEERSGMEMKAAERDECLDLLMSLVIEPTLGCGGIDIVVDYPASQAALAKRHQDPRDGSWVASRFEIYLKGIELANGYDELTDASEQRRRFDEDNAARCAAGLPQVDVDQCLLDALQAGMPEGSGVALGLDRLIQLALGKDSLEQVLAFPTPRC, from the coding sequence ATGACAAGCGATTGGCGTCCTGTTGCCTCTATCGAGACGCTGCGCGCACGGGCGAAGCTGGTGGCCCAGGTGCGTCATTTTTTCGCTGAGAGAGATGTACTGGAAGTGGAAACGCCGATTCTCGGTCATGGCGGCAGCACGGATGTGCATCTGGCATCGTTGTCGTGTCATGCACTGACGCCAGCGGGGCGGGAGCGTCTATGGCTGCAGACTTCGCCGGAATTCGCCATGAAGCGGTTGCTGGCGTCAGGTTCGGGGCCGATCTTTCAAATTGCTCGCAGTTTTCGCGACGGCGAAGTGGGCCGCCGACATAACGTCGAGTTCAGCATGCTCGAATGGTATCGGCCTGGCTGGAGCCTGGGCGAGCTGATCGACGAGACGCAAGCCCTGATTCGTGTCCTGTTACCGGCCGACCCAGGTCCAACTCGGCAACGCCGCTACCGGGACCTGTTCATCGAGCAACTGTGCCTGGATCCCTTCGCGTCGCCACTGGCGACGCTGCGTGATGCAGCAGAAGAACGCAGCGGTATGGAGATGAAAGCGGCCGAGCGTGATGAATGCCTGGATCTTTTGATGAGCCTGGTGATCGAACCCACACTTGGGTGTGGCGGCATTGATATCGTCGTCGACTACCCTGCCAGTCAGGCAGCGTTGGCCAAGCGCCACCAGGACCCTCGCGATGGTAGCTGGGTGGCCTCGCGCTTCGAGATCTATCTCAAGGGAATTGAACTGGCCAATGGCTACGATGAGCTTACCGATGCATCAGAGCAGCGTCGGCGTTTCGATGAGGATAATGCCGCACGCTGCGCAGCAGGGTTGCCGCAAGTCGATGTGGATCAGTGTTTGCTCGATGCTCTTCAGGCCGGCATGCCCGAGGGCAGTGGCGTGGCATTGGGGCTGGATCGCTTGATACAGCTGGCGTTGGGAAAGGACAGCCTTGAACAGGTGCTGGCCTTCCCGACGCCACGATGTTGA
- the rsgA gene encoding small ribosomal subunit biogenesis GTPase RsgA gives MSKRKLSRQQRWRIEKVQAERAKRAEKRQNHDDEKLSAGEYGTERDGRVTAHFGRTLDVTERLGEKPVRCHLRANLEGLVTGDRVIWRAGEDGSGVVVARGERDNVLERPDMRGLLKPVAANIDQILIVFAVEPEPHAGLIDRYLVAAEATGITPVLVLNKTDLLPEQGGELRALLARYEDLGYAVVATSTTSEGGMDALHACLAERTSVFVGQSGVGKSSLIDLLLPNEQLRIGALSADTRKGRHTTTTAQLYHLPALSDSVTAGALIDSPGIREFGLTHLDERQVTEGFIEFRPYLEQCRFRDCRHRQEPGCALLAAVERGDIHPQRFASYRRIVDSLDNP, from the coding sequence GTGAGCAAACGTAAGCTGAGTCGCCAGCAACGCTGGCGCATCGAGAAGGTCCAGGCCGAACGGGCCAAGCGTGCAGAAAAGCGTCAGAACCATGATGATGAGAAACTCTCTGCCGGAGAGTATGGCACCGAGCGCGATGGGCGAGTGACCGCCCACTTCGGCCGCACGCTTGATGTCACGGAACGTCTGGGAGAAAAACCCGTACGTTGTCACTTGAGAGCCAACCTGGAAGGGCTGGTCACAGGCGATCGGGTGATCTGGCGTGCAGGCGAAGACGGTAGCGGTGTCGTTGTCGCTCGCGGTGAACGCGACAATGTACTGGAGCGCCCGGATATGCGCGGCCTGCTCAAGCCCGTGGCTGCCAACATCGACCAGATTCTGATCGTTTTCGCCGTGGAACCCGAGCCTCACGCAGGTTTGATCGACCGCTACCTGGTCGCAGCCGAGGCCACCGGCATCACCCCCGTGCTGGTGCTCAACAAGACGGATTTGCTTCCTGAGCAAGGCGGTGAGCTGCGCGCTCTGCTGGCACGCTATGAAGACCTCGGTTATGCCGTGGTTGCTACCTCGACCACGAGTGAAGGGGGAATGGATGCGCTACATGCCTGCCTGGCGGAACGCACCTCAGTGTTTGTCGGGCAGAGCGGCGTAGGCAAATCCTCTCTGATCGACTTGCTCCTGCCCAATGAACAGCTGCGCATTGGCGCTTTATCTGCTGATACGCGCAAGGGACGTCACACCACGACCACGGCCCAGCTCTATCATCTACCAGCACTCAGCGACAGCGTGACAGCAGGCGCCCTGATCGACTCTCCTGGCATCCGCGAGTTTGGACTCACTCACCTGGATGAGCGCCAGGTCACTGAAGGCTTCATCGAGTTCCGCCCTTACCTGGAACAATGCCGCTTTCGCGACTGCCGTCACCGTCAGGAGCCCGGTTGCGCCTTGCTGGCAGCCGTTGAGCGGGGCGACATTCACCCTCAGCGCTTTGCCAGTTACCGCCGTATCGTCGATAGTCTGGATAATCCCTGA
- a CDS encoding NAD(P)H-hydrate dehydratase, producing the protein MSAPQHRGLMPLYCADQVREIDRRTIANERDGFALMQRAAGTAWRWLRARWPSAKSLTVFCGGGNNGGDGHVLAALAAREGWQVQRLSLTPRSRLHGDALRAALLADEACVEWREWRKGVVIEGEVIVDALLGTGFSGDLRILYADAITAINDSSRPVLAIDIPSGISGDDGSERGLSVKADMTVTFIADKLGLHTGRGAARVGELVLDSLGVDALTHTDIRPTAWRLEKSLLQAALPPRERDIHKGDLGFVGVLGGAPGMGGASLLAAEACARVGAGRVMLVTAPEHVTASLMRCPEVMAKGVSAATQVGDLLDRLSVLAVGPGLGQGSWGQSLFQVALETVAPLVVDADALNLLASRFRSTRRDDWVLTPHPGEAARLLDTSAAEVEADRPAAARALQELYGGVVVLKGSGTLICGPDGLALCPFGNPGMASGGMGDALCGIIAGLLAQGLELEMAARTGVLVHAMAGDMAARKGGERGLLASDLASCARVLVNPTMDEENVAATRR; encoded by the coding sequence ATGAGTGCCCCACAACATCGTGGGTTGATGCCATTGTACTGCGCCGACCAGGTGCGTGAAATCGACCGCCGTACCATTGCCAATGAGCGTGATGGTTTTGCTCTGATGCAGCGTGCTGCTGGTACAGCATGGCGCTGGCTTCGAGCGCGCTGGCCTTCTGCCAAGAGCTTGACGGTGTTCTGTGGTGGCGGCAACAACGGTGGTGATGGCCATGTTCTGGCGGCATTGGCGGCGCGGGAAGGCTGGCAGGTGCAGCGGCTCTCTCTGACGCCTCGTAGTCGACTGCATGGTGACGCCCTGCGTGCCGCCTTGCTTGCTGATGAAGCCTGTGTGGAATGGCGCGAGTGGCGAAAAGGCGTGGTCATCGAAGGCGAGGTGATTGTGGATGCCTTGCTCGGCACCGGGTTCTCGGGTGATCTGCGCATTCTCTATGCGGATGCCATCACGGCGATCAATGACAGTTCCCGCCCGGTGTTGGCCATCGATATTCCCTCCGGAATCAGTGGTGATGATGGCAGTGAAAGGGGCTTGTCGGTCAAGGCGGACATGACCGTGACCTTCATCGCCGACAAGCTGGGACTGCATACCGGACGAGGGGCCGCACGGGTGGGTGAGCTGGTGCTGGATTCTCTCGGTGTCGATGCGTTGACCCATACCGATATTCGCCCCACGGCCTGGCGCCTGGAAAAGTCTTTGTTGCAGGCAGCTCTACCTCCCAGGGAACGCGATATACACAAGGGCGACCTGGGATTTGTCGGTGTGCTGGGCGGAGCGCCGGGAATGGGTGGTGCGTCCCTGCTGGCAGCGGAAGCCTGTGCTCGAGTGGGGGCTGGCCGAGTCATGCTGGTCACAGCGCCGGAGCATGTGACCGCCAGTCTGATGCGTTGTCCCGAGGTAATGGCCAAGGGGGTTTCTGCTGCCACTCAGGTTGGCGATTTGCTCGATCGCCTCAGTGTGCTGGCGGTTGGCCCAGGGCTAGGGCAAGGCAGCTGGGGGCAAAGCCTGTTTCAAGTAGCCCTTGAAACGGTGGCTCCGCTAGTCGTGGATGCCGATGCACTCAACCTTCTGGCGTCGCGCTTTCGTTCTACCCGGCGTGATGATTGGGTGTTGACGCCTCATCCTGGTGAAGCGGCGCGCTTGCTGGATACTTCGGCTGCTGAAGTCGAAGCGGATCGTCCGGCCGCAGCACGTGCCTTGCAGGAACTGTACGGAGGCGTCGTGGTCCTGAAAGGCTCCGGTACGCTTATTTGCGGTCCAGATGGGCTGGCGCTATGTCCTTTTGGTAATCCGGGCATGGCAAGTGGCGGTATGGGAGATGCACTTTGCGGTATCATTGCCGGCCTTCTGGCTCAGGGGCTGGAGCTGGAAATGGCCGCCAGGACTGGGGTGCTGGTACATGCCATGGCAGGCGACATGGCTGCCCGAAAGGGTGGTGAGCGTGGTCTGTTGGCCAGCGATCTGGCATCCTGTGCGCGAGTTTTGGTCAATCCGACGATGGACGAGGAAAATGTTGCTGCGACTCGACGATGA